CTGTTCTCGGTTTAACAGCGCCTAGCGCATGTACCTCACGACCTTATGTTTCCAATGAATGACATGAAAGTTTTAGAGCAGTTCTCAAACAACTTACGATGGTCTTGaagaaatattgttttaatactTCGCCATGAGGGCATGGGAATGTGTTTTCTACAGAATACACACGTTTACGTTTTCTTGGCTTTGAAATTGACTAGATTGGCAGCGTCCCAACCTACAACATCTTTCAAAGTCAGATTCGTTCACTGAACGGTGGATTTGCAAACAAAATATCACATGGTGGCATTCCCGAACACTGCATACGTACCTACGTGTTTGCGGTTAACGTAATACAAAATGTACAAACTTAACCAAACAATCGGGTCTAGAGCAACTCGTTGGTGTGAtatccataaaaaaaaatattgatcgAGAGAATCGGTCCAATGCCCATCTAGACGCGACAAGTGTGTGGTGTGGAGGTTTACAACATCGACAAACACACGTGACCGTACAATGTTAAAATATAACTAGGTAACTACTTTTAGTAATCTTTGGGTTAAAGTTATCTCTTTGTAAGcaagtttttattataatttagttaCCTACGACTTTCTATTAGAAAACATGTTTGAATGGGTTGTAGGTGATCAATAGCGTAGGGCAATCAGTGTCCACAAAATGCACCACATTCTGTCCATCTGGGGCTTCCAGTAACAGCTCCAACAATCCGTATTTATACTGTCTTCCGTAATAggtacacataaactcacgcccgtaagccGTAATGGGGAGAGCAGGGCCTATGAAAAgtgtggaaaaatcaagggaaGGCCTTTATCTTCCAGTAGGATCAAATAAAATTGGTGGAAGATGGATGTAACATTACGTCATAATGGTGACAGGTTATCAACACTATCGCtagaagtaagtacttacctaggtaAACATCCCTAGTCAGTAAAAATGGCGGGTGTACTAAGGTACTGGTGCAGAAATGAATATGTACGAAAGGAATGTGCCCTACAATGTACCTGTCTGCTTAAATCTGAATCAATATGCAATGAATACTTGAGGAGGAAATCAACAAAACAATGTTATTGCAAGTGTTTCTGTCGTGGTGAGGTGACCGGCGGTTGTTGCAGGCGGCACCTACACCCGCACAAGTCGCGCAAGTACTCGCTGCAGGAGCCGACGGCggcccccgcgccgcccgcgccgcccgccgacgAGGCGCTAGCcgacgcggcgcgcgcgcaccgcaGCGAAGACGCCCGCGCACACGCCCGCCACCGCCCGCAACACAGGGTACGTATCCTCATTGAACCCTTTTAAATGGAATCCTCTAAGTcacaattttaatacacacgCTTGGTTCTATCAACGTCTGCGATTCACAGGGTTCAACGGTGCACGTGGGCCGTAAGGATGGAGGAGACAAGATGCAGAACATCCTCCCTGACTCTACCTACAAGAAGATGTACGACCACAGCCCCCACTCGGTTAGCTAATCCGCTTGTTTTACATTACCTAGGTACACGTGTCTGTTGGCATGTGTTAAGGCGTATAATGTGCGTCTGGTGTTGCAGGTGTTCGTGCAGCTGGACGAGCTGCTGGCGGGCGCGGACGGCGAGCAGGAGTGGCAGGAGACGGCGCGCTGGATCAAGTACGAGGAGGACGTGGAGGAGGGCTCGGCGCGCTGGGGCCGGCCGCACGTGGCCTCACTCTCGTTTCACTCGCTGCTGAACCTGCGGCGCTGCCTGGAGACGGGCGTGGTGCTGCTCGACCTCGACGAGAAGGACTTGCCGGGCGTGGCGTACCGCGTGGTCGAGAGCATGGTGGCCGAGGAGCTAATCGAGGAGGACGATAAGCCGGTGGTGATGCGCTCGCTGCTGCTGCGCCACAAGCACGTGCACGACGACCGCCCCTTCCGCTTCTCCATTTCGGGCGCCGCGCGCAAGCACTCCTCCTACACCAGCCTCCAGGTATGCCTTCATCCGctccactccactccacacCACACCACACACGCCACCATCGCAGCCGTGTATTGTGCACTGTCTCTGCCTATATGTTGGCTGTCTCTCTTATAGATACTCGTGCTTTTATGCTCGTAATATTTCTCCTGAAAATCTTTGGCGTAATTGAGAATAGATACAGAATAGGACAGTAATGCGGAAGAACTGATGGTATTTAGGTCCTCTGAATAGTTGCCTCGGTGGCTTTATTAAACGAGTATAGAATTATGGgagataagtattttttaattattcaaatatatttatttcggaataaTTACATCCATATTTACGTATGAACTCTTTATCACAATTACAATTGATAAAAGCCCCAACCACATAAAattatagaataatactacgttataTTATCGGTAGAGGATTGTGGTAGCGAGGCGTCAGGTGTAATTATTGTCGGTGAGGAGGTAAGGCGAGTAAGAGAGTGCGGCTATGTGCGCAGTCGCTGTGGCTGGAggagggcggcggcggcgcaggcgcgggcggcgcgcggtGCTCGCTgtgcgcggcgggcgcgggcggcgcggtcGCGGCCACCGGCGCCTTCTGTCGCCGCCACAGCGCGCAGCTGCTGGCCCGGACTCCTCCCGTGCGCGCCACTTGTGTGCTTCACGATCGACACATGCCATTCGCCACATTCCGCATAAACATCCCACATAGCGCCACTAGAGTTCGCTCATCCGGCGGAGTTTGCACGTGTAAGAGTTCACCTCACGTCATTCTTTTATTACTAGTTAGTTGTTTTCGCTAAAATAGTCCAATCGTTCGAGTGGTATTATCAAAAAATATACGGAGAATTAGATAATCCGCCAGTGTGGCAGGGTTGGCAGCCAGCTGAGTCTCGTAATGTTCCAGTGCAGCAGACAACTGTCGCCGCTCAGTACACCCTACCCACTGGAACAAATCCCAGGCTATTCTACTTAAAGCCACGTCCCCAATTTATAGACGACATTGTGTCCCCAGAAACATCGGGCGATCGGACACATCAGACTTTATCAGACCACGTCACCAGACCACGGCCGCCATGTAATCCCGCGACACAGCGCGGCGGCATCCAATGTGTCCCGGTGTCTGTCGCTCGACAAAATATGTCGCCTAGTGAGACGCGGCTTAGGCAACAATGTGGGGATTTTTGTTGCTTCGGATGGCATTCACTGCAAAAAAACAACTGGACTAACCGACTACAgttgtaattattaaaattacttaaataaagcaTACTTATACTTACCTAACATTTTTCCAAGatttttattgtcataaatgttaATAGCAAACAGAATGAGTCGCTCACGCGGCGCCACCGGCCCCCTGGCCCTGCGCGCGGGCAGCGACAGGTGTCATTATATTACTCATTCACTCTAGTACACAATAGCGTAGGTGATTTATCAATCGTTcatatgtaattatttttcataacAGCCGTCGTCCATTTAACATCGCATGGTAACTGATTTTACGTAATTGTACCCGAAGCAAAGGTTCGCTATAGTTTTATGCGTCTCTGTAAATTAGCCGTCCACTTAGTTCCTTAAAATTACCTCACTaaaatagataagtacctatttgtatttcctACGAATTAGTGAGAGCAACTGTTCCCGTTGTCTCTTCTCCCATTATCTTTCCACTTTCGTCGGATCTGTGCTGTACAACGCAAGATGTCTGTCTCGCGGACCGCCACAGGACGAGCACCCCGGGAGCAACTTGTATTTGTAATGCGGATAAATAGGTATACCCACTGAATGTATCTTATGGTAACTTTAAGACTTGTGATCTTGTGTTCAGCTTCCTAACATccattacctacctacatcatgtcatttttaattttctattgttTGAAATATACGTAATTACTTATTCGGTTTTGAGATGAGGTTGAGCATGTTTACCCGTGTGTGATGCTGACTGTAGAGCGCTGTGTGTACAGAACCTGTCGGAGGCACGGCGGCGGCGTAGCTCGGCGGCGCTGGTGGCGGCTGGCGAGGCGCGTAAGAAGTCATCGGGCACCACCCTAGAGCCGCGCGAGGTGCAGCAGCTGATGGCGGCCGCCGCAGCGCAGGGCTCCTCCGACGAACTACGGCGCCCGCACAACGACTCCATCATGAAGCGCATCCCCGGCGACGCCGAGGCGACCACCGTGCTGGTGGGCGCCGTCGGCTTCCTCGAGCAGCCCACCATCGCATTCGTGCGGCTGGCGCACGGCATCCTCATGCCGAGCATCACCGAGGTGCCTGTGCCGGTGCGTTTTATGTTCGTGCTGCTGGGGCCCGCCGGCGCCGACCTCGATTACCACGAGGTGGGCCGCTCCATCTCCACACTCATGTCCAACCCGGCCTTTCACGAGATAGCGTACAAGGCGGAGGACCGCCGCGAGCTTCTGTCGGCCATCAACGAGTTCCTGGACGATTCCATCGTGCTGCCTCCGGGTGACTGGGAGCGCCAGGCGCTGCTGCCGTTGGACGAGCTGCGCGCCAAGAGCGAGATGATCCGGCGACGCAAGCGCGATGCGCTGGAGCGGCGGCGCGCGTCCCAGGCGGCGCCGGCCGGCCCGCTGCCCGATGACAAGCAGGCGCTGCTGGCGGCGGAAGCGGGCGGCCAGCCGCCGCGTGAACCCGACGACCAGCTGGCGCGCACCGGCCGCTTCTTCGGCGGTGAGTTCGCCGCCGCCTCCTCTGGTCTAACTGTACCCGCCACATAGCATGACGCAGTTTCCGTGTTTCGCAGGCGTGATCCGCGACATGAAGCGGCGCTACCCGCACTACGTGTCGGACTTCCGCGATGCGCTCAACGGACAGTGCGCCGCCGCCACCATCTTCATGTACTTCGCTGCGCTGTCATCCGCTATCACGTTCGGCGGGCTGCTCGCCGAGAAGACGCAGGGACAGATCGGCATCTCCGAGACGTTGGCGAGTTACACTTTATTGTATTCTCCATGCCGTGGTACATTTGTGTGGCTTGTGAAATCGATAACCGACCTCACTTTACAGTGTCAAGGTCAGTTTTAAGCtaacatgacttatgtaacgacgtATGGGCATTTTTATACGATCGCGGTAGTAGTTGATAGTAGGTAGTAATATCGAGCACTTTACAGGTATCTACTTCTCGTAATaacaacttattttttctaAGTTTGCGAAAATATTAGAAGTAAATATTGGCCATATTTTCATCTATTcttctatttttaattaataatattttttcattaagaAAAAGGTGCATGGATCGTTTATATATGAAAaagatttcaatttaaacaaaaagCGACTGGGAACCAGCGGATTCCCGGAGTTTCGAAGTACGGAATCGGTTTTTACTTTCGAATATTTCTAACAAACAGGCACCtccagcatagaataaggaataatacctcCAGGTCATAAACCGAGCTTTGACCACTAAGTAAACCATGAGCACATACGGACGATGTGAACTGATTACAGTtgatatgtttgtttgtttgcagGTGTTCACGTGTGCAGGCGGCGTGGTGTTCGCGCTGGCGTCGGGGCAGCCCATGATGATCACGGGCGCCACGGGCCCGCTGCTGCTGCTCGACCAGTCGCTGTTCGACTTCTGCCGCGCGTACGGCTTCGACTTCCTGGCGGCGCGCATGTACTCCGGCCTGTGGATGGTCGCCATCGCGCTCGCCGTTGCCTCTGTCGAAGGCAGCGCCGCCGTCAAGAAGATCACCAGgtcaaaatttaaattcaaaaatatttttattctgtaggtaatatagttacactgtCGTCGTCatatcgtcattttttacataacgaacgtcttatccgcctaaaactactgcagcttctcaaaacctgtatagccggagaaaagaaactggaagaaaaacctcggtacatggccctagacgttgttttaaaaataaacataaaatattgttatacaaccTAGTAAGTAATTTGGCTAGCTAATATCACgtcccagacagttaattccatgcTTTCATATCTTCTACATTATCACTAATcttacaataactttttttacgaAGTTggaaaactgttcaaaggtaaattctgaatgtcaatgggaatcttatagtaaaaacgtatatttttttcaaacaatcccataatgtttttttacatacattaaaCTTTCATAGATTATAATGTGAAGCCAAAGTTAAAATAGTGAATGCAgttgaccccacagcaagatatCGTTTGACATTAGGCTGTGGAAGTAGGGAAAGTAAAcaaatcgcgcggtttctacatcggttattaaacgagctgagccttttggacaacttatcaatatgaagACTCCATTGTCCCAAAGAAAACAGCAGTATCCGCCCTACTAACAATAATATCCTAATAATAATGTGACAGATTCACGGAGGACATCTTCGCGTTCCTCATCTCGCTGATCTTCATCTCGGAGCCTATCACGAACCTGATCGCGGTGTACCGCGCGCACCCGCTGGGCGTGGACTACTGCGCCGACAACGGCACTGCGCCCGCGCCTGTCACGACGCTTGCGCCGGCTTTCAACGGCACCGACGCCGCTAACAACGTCACCGCTTTCGTCAACGCATCCATGACTACGGGTCCGTTTCTCATACTTAGCTAtttaactttgcatgtgcaatGTGTAGATGtaagaatgaaataaaaatacataatgagAGCCATTAGAACAATTAGTCAATGTCTCTGACATAGCTTAGTCCACTTTGGTTGGAACATCGCAAATATGAATCACCTAATGTATTTACAGGCTAGGTACGTAATGTCAACCAACCAACACAGTttgttttacaatattaaaagtaACTTAACTAGATAACGAAGACGCCGGCTGACCACGGCCCGCCGGCAATGCGCAGGGGGTGGTGTGGTGTCGCAGCGTTGGCGCACTGCATATTATAATGTCAAATCAATGTAATGTTGAGTGAGTGTTGTGTGTGATGACGGCGCAGGCGCGGAGATATTGCTGCCGCAGCCCAACACGGCGCTGTTCTGCACTATGCTGACGCTGTCCACCTTCATCATTGCCTACTACCTGCGCATCTTCCGCAACGGGAAATTCCTCGGCCGCAGCgtaactataatattatttatacattatataaatattttcacaaatgttaaaaaaagaaaaacagtttGAGCGTTTGGTTCTAGTACACGGTACAGCTCATTCAGTGCTCATTTAGCGCG
This genomic interval from Pectinophora gossypiella chromosome Z, ilPecGoss1.1, whole genome shotgun sequence contains the following:
- the LOC126379938 gene encoding anion exchange protein 2 isoform X2 yields the protein MPITYSRASDVPHQRRHLHPHKSRKYSLQEPTAAPAPPAPPADEALADAARAHRSEDARAHARHRPQHRGSTVHVGRKDGGDKMQNILPDSTYKKMYDHSPHSVFVQLDELLAGADGEQEWQETARWIKYEEDVEEGSARWGRPHVASLSFHSLLNLRRCLETGVVLLDLDEKDLPGVAYRVVESMVAEELIEEDDKPVVMRSLLLRHKHVHDDRPFRFSISGAARKHSSYTSLQNLSEARRRRSSAALVAAGEARKKSSGTTLEPREVQQLMAAAAAQGSSDELRRPHNDSIMKRIPGDAEATTVLVGAVGFLEQPTIAFVRLAHGILMPSITEVPVPVRFMFVLLGPAGADLDYHEVGRSISTLMSNPAFHEIAYKAEDRRELLSAINEFLDDSIVLPPGDWERQALLPLDELRAKSEMIRRRKRDALERRRASQAAPAGPLPDDKQALLAAEAGGQPPREPDDQLARTGRFFGGVIRDMKRRYPHYVSDFRDALNGQCAAATIFMYFAALSSAITFGGLLAEKTQGQIGISETLVFTCAGGVVFALASGQPMMITGATGPLLLLDQSLFDFCRAYGFDFLAARMYSGLWMVAIALAVASVEGSAAVKKITRFTEDIFAFLISLIFISEPITNLIAVYRAHPLGVDYCADNGTAPAPVTTLAPAFNGTDAANNVTAFVNASMTTGAEILLPQPNTALFCTMLTLSTFIIAYYLRIFRNGKFLGRSARRALGDFGVPIAIVLMVGVSCFVPVWAETLRVPAGLSPTAARGWFVPLGAGVATIPAWAALAMVLPALMVYIIVFMETHIAELIVDKPERRLRKGSGFHMDIVIMALVNAMCGLFGAPWQCVATVRSVSHVSALTVMSTTHAPGEKPFIIEVKEQRLTGLVVAVLVGVSVLAAGWLRLVPMAVLFGVFLYMGISALGGIQLWDRVILLFKPVKHHPQVPYVRRVPTLRMHLYTLVQLAGLGVLYAVKSSRASLALPFFLVLMVPLRLSLAYVFTPLQLRALDGAQKDIDKDDEPDFYEEAPLPG
- the LOC126379938 gene encoding anion exchange protein 2 isoform X1; translation: MSSGKRKLSFLGFAPQAEAGADELRLDEEMERVVWGEGGAGGAAAPLPPHAQPLRDSAAPPPYTDAAPASTGEDRHPSVDAAAAPQAAEERHVQFGTRGAEQAAVEGGGADALDDADAERRDQRHARHLHPHKSRKYSLQEPTAAPAPPAPPADEALADAARAHRSEDARAHARHRPQHRGSTVHVGRKDGGDKMQNILPDSTYKKMYDHSPHSVFVQLDELLAGADGEQEWQETARWIKYEEDVEEGSARWGRPHVASLSFHSLLNLRRCLETGVVLLDLDEKDLPGVAYRVVESMVAEELIEEDDKPVVMRSLLLRHKHVHDDRPFRFSISGAARKHSSYTSLQNLSEARRRRSSAALVAAGEARKKSSGTTLEPREVQQLMAAAAAQGSSDELRRPHNDSIMKRIPGDAEATTVLVGAVGFLEQPTIAFVRLAHGILMPSITEVPVPVRFMFVLLGPAGADLDYHEVGRSISTLMSNPAFHEIAYKAEDRRELLSAINEFLDDSIVLPPGDWERQALLPLDELRAKSEMIRRRKRDALERRRASQAAPAGPLPDDKQALLAAEAGGQPPREPDDQLARTGRFFGGVIRDMKRRYPHYVSDFRDALNGQCAAATIFMYFAALSSAITFGGLLAEKTQGQIGISETLVFTCAGGVVFALASGQPMMITGATGPLLLLDQSLFDFCRAYGFDFLAARMYSGLWMVAIALAVASVEGSAAVKKITRFTEDIFAFLISLIFISEPITNLIAVYRAHPLGVDYCADNGTAPAPVTTLAPAFNGTDAANNVTAFVNASMTTGAEILLPQPNTALFCTMLTLSTFIIAYYLRIFRNGKFLGRSARRALGDFGVPIAIVLMVGVSCFVPVWAETLRVPAGLSPTAARGWFVPLGAGVATIPAWAALAMVLPALMVYIIVFMETHIAELIVDKPERRLRKGSGFHMDIVIMALVNAMCGLFGAPWQCVATVRSVSHVSALTVMSTTHAPGEKPFIIEVKEQRLTGLVVAVLVGVSVLAAGWLRLVPMAVLFGVFLYMGISALGGIQLWDRVILLFKPVKHHPQVPYVRRVPTLRMHLYTLVQLAGLGVLYAVKSSRASLALPFFLVLMVPLRLSLAYVFTPLQLRALDGAQKDIDKDDEPDFYEEAPLPG